The DNA segment AAATTGGTATCCTTCATATGATTTTGAGTGtagatgcatatgtaataaaaagattattagatttgcttcgagaaatatgcacttgttctttcgtGGAATGATATTGCGCTTCTAAAGTCACAcagtatttccgctgcagaactcatgtatatttcttgatacaaatctattaacttgtaaaaataaataatttttttagggAACAAATTTTTGTGGATTCCATGATTGcagtaatatattaaattaaatcgcaataaataagaaaacttttctttgattttaccttaAAATTTTGAAAGCCACAAATTTATTCCCACACAATATGGTTATTTTGGCGGAAACAAAGAATATTAATGCACATGAAGTTAAATCATTCTGcagtatgttataacaaaataaaacctagTTATGAAATcccataaaataatatttcttatattatacactaataaagtgttaaaaatacTGAAAAGTAATAGAATTGACATAAAAAGTTCAACGTTAAAATAATTCATATGATCGTTGacatattgtaaacattttagcAAAGAAGTTACATTTAgtttaatacattgtattttaagttatGTCCTTATCAACTCAAAGTTTTGCAAATGCAATTTGTTTATATACATGCTCTCTGTTCTTTAGCCAAAAGGCATATGATATGTTGAGTATACTAAAATAAAAGTGATTCAGAATACTAAATTAGGTAGTTTTACAGCAAAGAAATTATAACTGTTCAATAATACTTTGATTTGCTGTGtcagaataaataaattaataaatagtaaaatgcgtttttttttaatcattttttgtttttgttttttctttacaaattttgaGCATTTTAACATTATGTAGTCTCTGAGCAGTTTTCAAAATCTCATTATTGTAGACTGTTTCTTAAGTTTTTGTTACACTATTTTTCCTTTGGAAAAAATCTACTGAGTTTGGCAGTGacagttttgtaaataaattagaAATTTGACTAAATATGCCCTATGCATTTCAAAACTAATGAAGAATAATACAAGTATGGAAAGGgatgatataaatatttcaataaaaatattatttaaaaaatcattttaacagcaaaaaaagatcaatgtacatgtacatttttgtagcTTAAAGATTatagttaaatttttaaaaaatctgattcAGTACAAAATGCATAAAACATGATATTTAGTAGCCATATTTACATGtggtaaaatatcaaattacaattGAGTTCATTTTCAGGTATTTCTTAATATATAATAAGTGCATATgaaattatacataaatcaaGCTATTATAgatttcacacaaaaacataataaaactataTCATATATTACTATTAAATCTTAAATGTATAAGGAAGTgatttgaaatattaatgaattttgtCACCCCAATTTCCTGGTTTCCTTCACATCAGAAATATTACTTTATCACCTTGTATAGAAACCTGTCTATCACTTACCTGTATAATTGAAATTGAATTAGACCCTTCAGTTTTCACAAGtaatgtaaagaaattaaaagtagacATTTTCTAACAATTAAAATGGTCAATTATCACAATATAGTGACATACCACAGTCTATAATTGCTTTATTGCTGCTCTTATCAATTAGATCTTTTAATGATGagaataattgataaaaaaagggagcacaatttaaaaaatatagataattatTGAAGATTTGatgataatttttcaaattgtgcattgtttttgaaaggatGTGCTTGATTAATTGACCAGgagtaaatgtttttaaatctttagttaaccAACTCAGTGTCAGATCTACTTGATTAGGTTGACCAATGAAGTGAAACAATTAGGATACTCCTAGTATAAAATCAAATTGGCCACTGGCAATTTCAAACATTTGTGTTGTGAATTTTACTAGATACAGTACAGTGAAATAGCCTTAAGTATTTGGAAATATTTGGAATAGCCTTAAGTCTCAGAGTTTTTGTGATTGAGTTGTGACTTTGTGTATTTGATAGTGACTTAATTTGTTAATGAACTAAGAAAAAAATCCTGCAAGCCATATTGCTTGAGGTActttttttgaacattttgattGATAAAAAGTGAGGTAAAATGGCAACTGAGTTGACACCGCTaccaaataataataacaacattggAATGCCGGGAGACTTGAAACCAAATGTACACTTTACGGATTTAGGAAGAGCTTCCCCTACCTACTACAAACAGGAGAATGTTCAGTCAGCATTTGAACGTGTAGAGAATGGACACCTAGGCGGCGATGAAAGACGAGATTTATTTAGCAACCAGTCTGGATTTCTTCCTGCACCAGTCTCTTCAGTTGGATCATCACACTTTACATCATTTCCACCACAGATTTCGGACTACCAGACGCCATATTTTCCACCACCGTTTAATCCCATTCCACATCAGCCTCCGCAGTTTCAGTCACATTTTAACCCAGATCCTTACTCGCATTTGCCAAATTTTCCAACAACGCAGCATCATTACCAGCCGATCACATCAGTGTCAGACAGAAGCTTGCAGCAACATCGCGATGACTTGCAGAATTTACCTGGAGCCCAGATTCATAATGATTACGGTGTTATGCCAAAAGCAGACTATCAGATGCATCCTGGAATGCAGCCGATGGCTTTTGCTGAACACGACCAAGACATGATGCACATGAATGGCGGTGATTTTATGAATGGTGACAATAGCGAAGATGAAGACAGTGGCCATGGAGGAAATAAAACTTCCGTTATCAAAAGAGTGGTACAACCAAAGACAGAATTCTCAAAACCAATCATGGTAAATGGGATGGCACAGGGAGTTCAAATGGATGTATTCTGCGCAGTGCCAGGACGCCTTGCGCTTCTCAGCTCGACTTCAAAGTATAAGGTTACATTAGCCGAAGTTCAGCGCAGGTTAAATCCCCCAGAGTGTATTAATGCTTCCTTGCTAGGGGGAATCTTGAGGAGAGCAAAAGCCAAAAATGGAGGACGATGCCTTAGGGAGAAACTCGACAAACTTGGTATGACTTTACCATCAGGAAGAAGGAAAGCTGCAAACGTTACCTTGTTCACATCTCTAGTTGAAGGCGAATCTATTAGACTAGCTCGGGATTATGGTTACCTATGTGAAACAGAATTTCCATCTAAAGCATGTGCAGAGTACAACTCGAGACAGTACACAGATCCAAATGACCAGCATACCAGGAAAAACATGATACTGGCCACAAAGTAAGTTATTTATCAAGTTTTTATGTATAATTGCATGGTAAAACATAACATAAGTCTAAACTATGATAAATCATTTCAATTATTCTTTTACACATGTTATACCAAGAAAATTTAacgtttttttctcaaaaatgttgaataattcattTCTGGTGTAAAATTAGTTTTTCTTGATAAGAACATTGTTGAAGCTTAAAGCAAAGTAGTAAattctttgtttcaaattttcTGATTTGTTATAAATGATATTCATTATTGCACAGTTTATTTGcatgaaaacattttatcattttgcaaattaataaataatttctaGTGCATGAATTGCAAGAATTCTAACCAAGGCCCTTAGAAAACAATTATTGCCTTATTACGAGTCTTCTGTTTGAGCCCTTATTGTTTGCTTATGAGTGCTCGACTATGGAAGGGAACATTCGTCTTATacatatttgataatatattatattgcttctttgaaaaaaaaacaaacaacaaactaatttgtcattttattcattttacaggCAAATTCTCAAGGAGTTGATGGACTTACTAAACCAGGATCGATCCCCGCTCGGCAACACACGACCCCAGGTTATACTGGAACCGAACATGCAGCATCATTTATCACACTTCAGCCTTATCACTCACGGATTTGGTTCTCCGGCAGTTGTTGCATCACTAACTGCAGTACAAACTTATCTCAATGAAATGTTGAAAATAGTGGACCCAACTATGAAAAATGgagaaaagaaaggaaaatagaTTTTATTCACATATATGAGATAACAAGTGACTTACcagtatatttgagccgtgccatgagaaaaccaacatagtgggtttgcgaccagcatggatccagaccagcctgcgcatctgcgcagtctggtcaggatcaatgctgtttgctttcaaaccctaatggaattagagaaactaatagcaaacagcatggatcctgaccagactgcgcagatgcgcaggttggtctggatccatgctggtcgcaaacccactatgttggttttctcatggcgcggctcatttcatatAACTAAATCTCAGAATGTCTGAGTTTATCATTAGAAACAGCATAGGATGTTAAGGTTCAAGCGAATGCATGAATCCAGTGGGAGAAAAGAATTCGTTGAGAAAgcaacatttttaataaaaagtacaAGTGCTATTGTAGATCTAACAGTAAGAAGCTATGTGTTTGCATTCTTCTGAGACTTgacttatttgaatttatttcatgttttttactttcagtaatttcttgaagtatttttcattttccagtttaatcataaaacaaataGATCTTTATCAAGTCATTCGAGTGGTGTATTACATTGTAATTCAGATTCTCTAAAGAGAAAAATTCTTCAATTTAAATGCACATTTATATGCACGTCAGTTCATATTAATGCATATTCATTTAGCAGTTAGTTTTATTGAACGATCTTACTCTTTCCTTAGAAATGTGTACAGAATTAAGTTGAGTTCAAAACCAGGTGGAAAATTGGTAATATTCACATTAAAAATTGTCTATATTAACTTTAATGTGAAAGGTATTTAATTGCTCAGGgctatattttaattttaagtaaaCATGTTTGATGTAGAGGATATTGACATTTTATCGATAATGAAGAGTGCGAAGTTCTCTATCTTGGCgatctgttttattttaaagagGACATTTTGATCAGACTGATATTCCTATGTTATATTTATGTCCGAATTATTGCATAATATCAAAGTACCTTATGTTCGGCCATCTAGATTTTAACAGTGATAATTCGCACATGGTATTTTGTTTTTCCGTGACTAAATATTTTATCAGCCGTAATGGCATGTGTTTGTTTGGCCATCAGATTATGTGTTTGGTGTCTCTGCctttatattgtttttgaaatCCAGTTTTTTGACATTTGATGAAAATAATACCCATCTGTAACATAATCAGAAAACCTGGTGGCAGATGATAAATATACTGATATGCTGATGAATGTTACACAGAATgctttccagatatttttagggatagattttttttattatttaccttTTTATAAGTTTTCAGAGTTATAATATATATTGaagatgtttttaaaaatctttaaaattcatatatagAAAATTTAAAGCCAGATGTATATGTGGCTTTGTTAATTGAAGTTTACATGTATGTCTGTAAAATattcagtttatcatttccatgtTCATTTATATCTACAGTCTTTGTCTTTAAATTGAATTTTACAGTAGTACGAAATCCCTGAGAAATCCATGCAAAACTACAGCAGTAATACATTTTGTAGTAAGGATGACTCACATTTATGTGTCAATTATatggaaatatttgatatatttgtgaatatataaTGTATGTTTAGTTATGTTTAGTTGTGTATTTATGTCCCTTCTAAAGGTTTTCCATGCAAAAATCCATATGTCTGTCACATGGAATACAATTAGTGTGTATAATTTTGTTTCTATGTGAAATATAAATCAGTGCTTTTATcgtatgattttgtttttaatgatgttataattgtaaaataaatatcatttgttAATAATTTGCTTTGTTCTTCTCTTCAAGCTTTGATCATGTCCTGTTCTGGAAAATACTGTGCTCAGTTAAAGGTAgcaggtttgttttttttttggccgtttttatagccgttattcggctatattcccaatgccaaaaagtatgttttttccccaaatgagtgcaaaaattcccaatctacatcctgaaaaaaatttcatcaaaatttgaccaaacattgaccaaattatggacaattttgtaatggaagtatgttaaagaggtcatacaatgtgaaacaagtgtatgagaaagtgcttaaacacatccttactatatcctataggactaaatatttcccaatttggaacatttacgcgtcaaaattcccaattttgggggtataggctatgttcccaaaatagctagaaaaaaccctgggtAGATCACAATACTAAGAATCAGTAGGTTTAAAGTTTAATCTCTGGGCACGGCTGTAAGTTTGTCTGTGACATCTTCAAAGAATATATACATTGTGTCTGTAGTCATTCATATTTCACCCAAAGAAATTGACAGTTACACTGATTAACTGAAGGCCTAGGAATTTTAAGGACCTGTCCTGATAACAGGCTTTTTGCCAACagaatttccctatataactatTAAAAAAAGGATATTTGAGGCTTTAGAAAGGAGGTTTTCAGgcttcatgttttaaacaaaatcccAGGCCTGTAAATGACTGTCATTGCATAACTTAAACACTGTTTGCAACAGATCCACATTTTTCAATAGATGTTTGCTTGGAAGTGTCTGAATGTTATATTACTAACAAAACTTCTCCAGAAATGTACATGATCTGGCTACTTCAGCCATCAGCGTACCATACAGAAATATCGAAGTTGTTTAGCTTTTTATCTCAtcagtttgaaattatttacctATTACTAAGAGTAATATTCATCAATATACCAGTTGTTCTGCCAGTAGAAAGCAAAATGTGTTTACAACTGTTTAAGCCATTTTTccttaataaggcctaaaaaagaattctttttttcaggtaacatgctaaaaaaatagggtaggtaggtcagaaatttctttttttttttattatgtgagacttttcggaaattctttgtgtcaaaaaatgaatacaaataagggggttatgcctttagagcatcagtaagttgatttctaacatcactgacatGTTTAAAGCAcagaaagtgcagttttgcaactttttgttaaaatgttgaaaaaatatcttCCAAGGccttaaaaacatttagggtcgggccaaaacttTAGGGTAGGTtgagataccggaaacaaacaatttgtttttatgCCTCATGTTTTTTTCCTCAAAATCcctttaaatataagacaatactATTCTTGTTATACATCATTATAAAGGATGGTAAGGGTGgtaattgtttacttttcagaaAAACTTGATTTCATATTAGTTTTAAATCTATCATCAAAGACGATTATGATACAAGGTATTGTCCATTGTAAATGTCAGccaaggggcctctgtggctgagtgattaaggttgctgatttcaaatcacttgccttttACCAGTGTGGATTagagcctcactctgggcattgaattcttcatgtgaggaagccatccagttggtgTACAGgaagttgatggttctacccaggtgcctgctcatgatgaaatatttacatttgccctattcttttccattgaaaataatgatcttcatttcatatgaacagcaaaaggaaaggcaagAAAGTTACATCagtgctgcttagtgataacgggccgctgttttgacgacgtccgcataTAGTCAGAGAGATTGTTACGTTCCTTAGATgatgtcgcagttgttccgtctggtgaacagaatggctgggaagctgattttaatgttaaatgcaacaaaatttgttcaatttataatttaatcttgtttcaaatggaaaggaaatataatgtaaataccgggtataagaaataaaacttttttttcagtgttcaggcgaaatgaacgacagaataggatcggcaaattaaacatgaatcgctagtggatttgctgatcctattctgttgttcaatTTGCATGAACGCCgaaaaaaatacttcattttttaaataatgcacggaggggttccttgggtcttcttccaccatcaaaagctggaaagttgccatatgacccaTACTTGTGTCAgcgtgatgttaaacccaaccagATCTTAAACTCATTATTATACGTTCAAGCTGAGCATGGTTTTATCTATGCCGATCAGTTTTGTACTCTACACTGTTTATAcagtaaatttcaatttaaagttaGTTGTGACTGTatgataaactggaagtaatgGCGTTATttcatttatccggataatgtagaataaagactggactCTGCATACGGAAACAagtatcattttatgaattaatagtaACTTATGATtaatattattaatttaaaaatggcAACATTACTATCTTTCTGGAGATAAATTGTAATATTAAAAAGTTTTACACATTAAACAATTCCACATAATGCTTGAAATATGCAGATCTCTTTACTCATAGGCAGATATCTTAGAAACAAGCACACAGACATATACATTCTATTTCACCATATTATTATATACTAGACCATATGTTAGTTTGTAATTGTTATAAGTTTTCTACATTGTATAAAAGTCTACTTGTGAAAATGTCATCACAGTTGTGATAGACTCCCAGTATGAAAACTTGTAAGAGATCcagatttttcaaatcagtctagcaaaaattcaTGCACACAACCCAGGCAggtatctcaaaaacaagcacatagACAATTAcatatttcaccatattataaaCAAATTGTGAGAagttttctacattgtagaaaattctatatatgaaaatgtcattGTGATATACTCCCAGTCTGAAAACTTTTGAGAGATCAAAttttttcagatcagtctagcaaaaagtcaTGTACATGACCCTGTGTTTTTTTATTTGcctaattttctaagtatattctgaatttttgaaaaagagtttaatcaaattctacattgtagaaataaatttGATCTGAACGTGCAGAACTCCCCTAAATCAACAATAAAGTACAAGGAACTTAACTGATATAAGAAACTCTTTTCTTCAGGTCACTATATTCACTTTGTGCCCTCTAAAACAGGATGAGGATGGACCTGTCTTGAGTCAAGTAGATTTGTAATTAGTGTCTGAAATCACTTTGTTAACttgtaaatacagaaaaaaaatcctttgaaaaTAATATGGGCAGACTTCAGTTTGAGTGAGGGGTTACATGTGGGGGAGGTGGCTGCACATATGGACTTGTTTTTGTAAGTGCACTTCATGATGCTAGTTAAAAGAGTATTTCTTTTGAGAAGCTTActgtattatttgtatttttttactgCTTGAATTAGTCATTTCAGTCAGTATATTTGTTttagtgtttatattttttattaaattgttttttcagCCAAGCTCTAGAACAAACGAGTACACAAGACTCTCCCACTGTGAAGTCAGTTGACAGGCAGACGGAAATGAGACGTCCAAACCAGATGTCTGTGTCAGCTTTAACACCAACCCCTGTCATCGATCGTCTTTTGGTATAACTATGTTCTTTTGTAAATTGTCATATAAAAGGGTTACATGATAAAACGAAAACTGTATACATAGATCTACATTAACTGAtcatttgaagaagaaaaaactaCTATTGCAAAAAATTGCCTCCCAGTCCTCATCTCTCtgcaaaaaatgtaaacagtGGAAACTTGAATACATGTAATCTTAtttgatttagaaataatttcactgGTGAATCTCTACCAGTACTGtgcaaattattctgatttatcaaaaaacCTGGCCACTAGAAGGCATGGTCACTTAcccctatatgtatatactgGAAACTTTAAACACATTGTTTTCTCTTTCTTATGAAATGAATAACATTTTTGT comes from the Mercenaria mercenaria strain notata chromosome 9, MADL_Memer_1, whole genome shotgun sequence genome and includes:
- the LOC123547185 gene encoding transcription factor AP-2-beta-like, giving the protein MATELTPLPNNNNNIGMPGDLKPNVHFTDLGRASPTYYKQENVQSAFERVENGHLGGDERRDLFSNQSGFLPAPVSSVGSSHFTSFPPQISDYQTPYFPPPFNPIPHQPPQFQSHFNPDPYSHLPNFPTTQHHYQPITSVSDRSLQQHRDDLQNLPGAQIHNDYGVMPKADYQMHPGMQPMAFAEHDQDMMHMNGGDFMNGDNSEDEDSGHGGNKTSVIKRVVQPKTEFSKPIMVNGMAQGVQMDVFCAVPGRLALLSSTSKYKVTLAEVQRRLNPPECINASLLGGILRRAKAKNGGRCLREKLDKLGMTLPSGRRKAANVTLFTSLVEGESIRLARDYGYLCETEFPSKACAEYNSRQYTDPNDQHTRKNMILATKQILKELMDLLNQDRSPLGNTRPQVILEPNMQHHLSHFSLITHGFGSPAVVASLTAVQTYLNEMLKIVDPTMKNGEKKGK